In Acinetobacter pittii, one genomic interval encodes:
- a CDS encoding fimbrial protein translates to MDFILKGYSGDFMKKFIFMAAVSLLNIANAQAADGTITINGLVTDNTCTIDTGDKNLTINLPTVSSQTLKNAGDVAGRTPFQINLTNCAAAGKVATYFEPGATVDFNTGRLLNQATSGAATNVNIQLLGSNNAVIPVLATSTNETQTNSQWVNVSAGGSADLNYYAEYYATGASTAGTVTSQVKYTIIYQ, encoded by the coding sequence ATGGATTTTATTTTAAAGGGCTATTCTGGGGATTTTATGAAAAAATTTATTTTTATGGCGGCTGTTTCTCTCTTAAATATAGCAAATGCACAAGCTGCAGATGGCACAATTACTATTAATGGTCTTGTTACGGATAATACTTGTACTATTGATACTGGAGATAAAAATTTAACAATCAATTTACCTACCGTTTCATCTCAAACCTTAAAGAATGCAGGTGATGTGGCTGGTCGTACGCCTTTTCAAATTAACTTAACGAACTGTGCCGCTGCAGGTAAGGTTGCAACTTATTTTGAACCCGGTGCTACCGTTGACTTTAATACGGGTCGGTTATTAAACCAAGCCACCTCTGGTGCAGCAACAAATGTGAATATTCAATTACTTGGCAGTAATAATGCTGTCATTCCTGTACTTGCTACAAGCACCAATGAAACACAGACTAATTCACAATGGGTAAATGTTTCAGCAGGTGGTAGTGCTGACCTTAACTATTATGCTGAATATTATGCTACAGGTGCTTCTACTGCTGGTACGGTAACATCGCAAGTAAAATACACGATTATTTATCAATAA
- the mrkB gene encoding molecular chaperone, with protein sequence MLFRGRKFFWGLVCLQAVLTTTGHAEIVLHGTRVIYPSNAREITLQLSNNGTAPSLVQAWIDDGNAKSTPDEANVPFIITPPISRVEATKGQTLRITALPTSSQLSQQQESIFWLNVLDIPPKPEGKTQQKDQATSTSNNFLQLAVRSRIKFFYRPTDLKENVDQLSDKVEWKINDQYIAIKNPTPFFLTITSIFQTSEGHKTDLLQQGIMIAPFSEDKIKIKNKNLADMSFVYINDYGGRVEHQIKF encoded by the coding sequence ATGCTTTTTCGTGGTCGTAAATTTTTTTGGGGATTAGTTTGCCTACAGGCAGTACTAACTACTACAGGTCATGCTGAAATTGTTTTACATGGTACACGTGTCATTTATCCTTCAAATGCACGTGAAATCACATTACAACTGAGTAATAACGGTACTGCCCCGTCTCTTGTCCAAGCATGGATTGATGATGGAAATGCCAAGTCAACACCAGATGAAGCAAATGTCCCCTTCATTATTACACCACCGATTTCGCGGGTAGAAGCAACTAAGGGACAAACCTTAAGAATTACAGCTTTACCAACCTCATCTCAACTTAGCCAGCAACAAGAATCGATTTTTTGGCTTAATGTTTTAGATATACCTCCTAAACCAGAAGGGAAAACTCAACAAAAAGACCAAGCCACATCTACCTCTAATAATTTTTTGCAACTCGCTGTTCGCTCAAGAATTAAATTCTTTTATCGTCCTACAGACCTAAAAGAAAATGTTGATCAACTCAGTGACAAAGTCGAATGGAAAATAAATGATCAATATATTGCAATAAAAAATCCTACGCCGTTTTTCCTCACTATTACTTCAATTTTTCAAACAAGTGAAGGTCATAAAACAGACTTATTACAGCAAGGTATAATGATTGCCCCTTTTTCAGAGGATAAAATAAAAATAAAAAATAAAAACTTAGCAGATATGAGTTTTGTATATATCAATGATTACGGTGGACGAGTTGAGCACCAAATAAAGTTCTAA
- a CDS encoding fimbria/pilus outer membrane usher protein — MAAYAENNTDVSHFSKAEFDSNFLVGNAQKIDIARFKYGNPILPGEYSLDIYVNGQWLGKRRMQFNALTPNTNAETCFTEAMLFEYGVKADVLIQKASTSSASCKALASWIDNAFYLFDSSRLRLDISIPQAVLEKNAQGYIDPHLWDRGINAAFLTYNATAYRIVNEQRENTYAFMGTNLGANLASWQFRHNGQWKWQSQSSSQSNNSSYTSTNTYVQKAFPQIHGVVTLGDYFTNSDFIDSLPYRGVNISSDDRMLPNSMVGYAPRIRGYAKTNAKVEVRQQGNLIYQTTVPPGNFEINDLYPTGFGGELQVSVIESNGVIQKFAIPYASVIEMLRPQMSRYSFTLGQFRDSNVKLTPWLIQGKYQRGINNYLTAYSSAQGAQQYFSVLLGTAFSTPIGAISFDVTHSNAEFAQQPKMAGQSYRLSYSKLFSPTHTNLTLATYRYSTENYLKLRDAILIRDLQQQNIDSFSVGKQKSEFQLTLNQALPNQWGNFYLVGSWTNYWNQSTPNKQFQLGYSNQFKDLTYSLSAINSEITQADGRAGQDTRYLASLSFPLDFKKTSLNLNSVLSEDSQILNLSGFTGSRLNYGASISSQDQGQTNLNINGNYKTNYTTIGASISYADSYQQEMLNLSGNLVAHSQGLLFGPDQAQTMVLVYAPDATGAQVGNTPGLSINKKGYAVIPYVTPYRMNDISLDPQNMSTQVELAESSLRIAPYAGSITKVQFSTKKGYALFINTTTLDGSHLPFAAQVYNQNNEVIGIVAQGSRIYLRTPLSHGRLYVKWGDKSTEKCELEYDITDQIKHNNQPIIMTKAVCK, encoded by the coding sequence GTGGCTGCATATGCTGAAAATAATACTGATGTTTCACATTTCTCAAAAGCCGAATTTGATAGTAATTTCTTAGTCGGTAACGCACAAAAAATTGATATAGCTCGCTTCAAATACGGAAACCCGATCTTACCTGGTGAATACAGCTTAGATATCTATGTGAATGGTCAATGGCTAGGTAAACGGCGCATGCAATTTAATGCCCTAACTCCCAACACAAATGCTGAAACATGTTTTACAGAAGCCATGTTATTTGAATATGGTGTAAAAGCTGATGTTTTGATTCAAAAAGCTTCTACTTCATCGGCTTCGTGCAAAGCTCTCGCTTCATGGATAGATAATGCTTTTTATTTATTTGATAGTTCCCGTTTAAGACTTGATATTTCAATTCCGCAAGCAGTCTTAGAAAAAAATGCGCAGGGCTATATCGATCCACACTTGTGGGATCGCGGTATTAACGCGGCTTTTTTAACTTATAACGCAACAGCATATCGAATAGTGAATGAACAGCGTGAAAATACATATGCTTTTATGGGAACAAATCTTGGAGCGAATTTAGCAAGTTGGCAGTTTCGCCATAATGGACAATGGAAATGGCAAAGCCAGTCCAGCTCTCAATCCAATAATTCTTCTTATACATCAACAAATACATATGTACAAAAGGCCTTTCCCCAAATTCATGGTGTTGTGACCTTAGGAGATTATTTTACTAATAGTGATTTTATCGACTCCTTACCCTATCGCGGCGTAAATATTTCAAGTGATGACCGAATGCTTCCAAATAGTATGGTGGGTTATGCTCCAAGAATCCGAGGTTATGCAAAAACCAATGCAAAAGTCGAGGTTAGACAACAAGGTAATTTAATCTATCAGACAACAGTACCGCCTGGAAACTTTGAAATTAATGATCTCTATCCAACAGGATTTGGAGGCGAGCTACAAGTTTCGGTAATTGAATCTAATGGCGTAATTCAGAAATTCGCTATTCCCTATGCTTCTGTCATTGAAATGCTGCGCCCGCAAATGAGTCGATATTCATTCACTTTAGGACAATTTCGCGATTCAAACGTTAAATTAACTCCATGGTTAATACAGGGTAAATATCAACGAGGAATTAATAATTACCTCACGGCTTATAGTTCAGCTCAAGGGGCACAACAATATTTCTCTGTATTATTAGGTACAGCTTTTTCAACACCAATTGGAGCTATTTCTTTCGATGTCACTCACTCAAATGCCGAATTTGCTCAACAGCCTAAAATGGCGGGGCAAAGTTATCGTTTAAGTTACAGTAAGCTATTTTCTCCAACGCATACCAATTTAACATTAGCAACTTATCGTTATTCAACAGAAAACTATCTCAAATTGCGTGATGCAATTTTAATTCGAGACTTACAACAACAAAATATTGATAGTTTTTCAGTAGGCAAACAAAAAAGTGAATTCCAGCTTACTTTGAATCAAGCCCTTCCAAACCAGTGGGGAAATTTCTATTTAGTAGGCTCGTGGACAAATTATTGGAATCAATCTACTCCTAATAAGCAGTTCCAATTAGGTTATAGCAATCAATTTAAAGATTTAACTTATAGTTTATCTGCAATTAATAGCGAAATTACCCAAGCTGATGGGCGGGCTGGCCAAGATACTCGATACCTAGCGTCCCTATCCTTTCCATTAGATTTTAAAAAAACCTCTTTAAATTTGAATAGTGTTCTAAGTGAAGATAGCCAAATTTTAAACTTAAGCGGGTTTACAGGAAGTCGTTTGAACTACGGTGCATCAATTTCTAGTCAAGATCAGGGGCAAACGAATCTCAATATTAATGGTAACTATAAAACAAACTACACAACCATAGGCGCTTCAATAAGTTATGCAGATTCCTATCAACAAGAAATGCTTAACTTAAGTGGCAATCTCGTTGCACACTCCCAAGGACTACTATTTGGACCAGACCAAGCTCAAACAATGGTATTAGTTTACGCGCCAGATGCAACAGGAGCACAAGTCGGGAATACGCCAGGACTAAGCATTAATAAAAAAGGGTATGCCGTTATTCCGTATGTTACACCCTACCGTATGAATGATATTAGCCTTGACCCGCAGAATATGTCTACACAAGTTGAGCTAGCTGAAAGTAGCTTACGTATCGCACCTTATGCAGGCTCAATCACTAAAGTTCAATTCTCAACAAAAAAAGGTTATGCACTTTTTATTAATACAACAACATTAGATGGTTCACATCTACCTTTTGCCGCACAGGTATATAACCAGAATAACGAAGTAATAGGCATTGTCGCACAAGGCAGTCGTATTTATTTAAGAACACCCTTAAGCCATGGCCGTTTATATGTGAAATGGGGAGATAAGAGTACAGAAAAATGCGAACTTGAATACGATATAACCGATCAAATAAAGCATAACAACCAACCAATTATTATGACAAAGGCAGTCTGTAAATGA
- the papC gene encoding fimbrial protein — protein MNNILKKIGFLAVSLFAYNHTNANCTLSKGFTTVDIPMNIGKIVVKPTDPIGTILQRNTFSISPNNSSATCNRASDQIIAALPLNYPISPIGNNVYATNIPGIGIRLYREAADASDFSGYYPYRRTLTPNTAYTLSPGYFVMELIKTAMTTGSGALVAGRYSTYYVSGQQNRPFLTTTVLSNAPILIASSSCEIQNGIDTPVQLPNVMKSGFKAIGSTQGEQSFNLSILCNGGENNSGIATSNTISLSFDYNSDPTNNQVINNSAANSNKANGVGVELLWNMNGAKSPIQKTAKQNIGTVNSNQTIEYDIPLTARYYQTATNVSAGIVTATATVTIQYD, from the coding sequence ATGAATAATATTTTAAAAAAAATTGGATTTTTAGCGGTGAGTCTATTTGCTTATAACCATACAAATGCAAATTGTACTTTAAGTAAAGGATTTACCACTGTCGATATTCCAATGAACATTGGTAAAATCGTTGTAAAACCGACAGATCCTATAGGAACTATATTACAAAGGAATACTTTTTCGATCTCTCCAAATAACTCAAGTGCAACATGTAATCGTGCGAGTGATCAAATTATTGCAGCTCTCCCCTTAAACTATCCAATTAGTCCAATAGGTAATAATGTCTATGCAACCAATATTCCCGGTATTGGTATTCGTCTTTATCGTGAAGCTGCAGATGCTTCAGATTTTTCTGGATATTATCCATATAGACGTACATTAACACCCAATACAGCCTATACGCTTTCTCCAGGGTATTTTGTTATGGAATTAATTAAAACTGCGATGACAACAGGTTCAGGCGCCTTAGTAGCAGGCCGTTACAGTACTTATTATGTATCGGGGCAACAGAATCGCCCATTTCTAACCACTACCGTATTAAGTAATGCCCCTATTTTAATCGCATCCTCATCATGTGAAATTCAAAATGGTATAGATACCCCTGTGCAACTTCCTAATGTTATGAAGTCAGGTTTTAAAGCGATTGGTTCAACACAAGGTGAACAGAGTTTTAACTTATCCATTTTATGTAATGGCGGCGAAAATAACTCTGGTATAGCTACGAGCAACACGATCAGCTTAAGTTTTGATTATAACTCTGACCCCACCAATAATCAGGTCATTAATAATAGTGCTGCAAATTCAAACAAAGCCAATGGTGTGGGTGTAGAACTGCTATGGAATATGAATGGCGCTAAAAGCCCTATTCAAAAAACAGCCAAACAAAATATAGGCACGGTCAATTCTAACCAAACTATAGAATATGATATTCCCTTAACTGCTCGTTACTATCAAACAGCAACTAATGTGAGCGCAGGTATAGTTACCGCAACAGCAACGGTGACTATTCAATATGATTAA
- a CDS encoding AraC family transcriptional regulator, translating to MSKSSSDAGIFLWMTYQTMQQMGLDAASIFASVNLPNQPPDKNIRRNNSTQERFWTAAEQISKDPDIGLHVGSQMPAFRGLVIEYLFLSSSTFGEGLQRALKYQALLTDVFHLSLTIEKDIATLVGFEHPVRHYLECGIGIFLNFFKYITNDEFRPSQITLPYQQGASANSYQEAWNCPVILNQKQGAIIFPSALLNKTSPAAEPELLKIHETIAEQQLSTLEKHQLVYAIERLLSNGLLESGEFDQTFIAEKLNRNPRTLRADLQAINTNYEKILNQHREKLARRLLAHTQETIDQIVYLTGFSEPSAFTRAFKRWTGETPSAYRQRKQKQ from the coding sequence ATGTCAAAAAGTTCTTCTGATGCTGGAATTTTTTTATGGATGACCTATCAGACTATGCAACAGATGGGATTAGATGCCGCTTCTATATTCGCAAGCGTTAATTTACCCAATCAACCGCCAGATAAAAATATTCGTAGAAATAACTCTACTCAAGAAAGGTTCTGGACAGCTGCTGAACAAATAAGTAAGGACCCAGATATTGGCTTACATGTAGGTAGCCAAATGCCTGCTTTCAGAGGATTAGTTATTGAGTATTTATTTTTAAGCAGTTCTACTTTTGGTGAAGGTTTACAACGTGCTTTAAAGTATCAGGCCCTTCTAACCGATGTCTTTCACCTTTCTTTAACTATTGAAAAAGATATAGCAACTTTGGTTGGTTTTGAACATCCTGTAAGACATTACCTTGAATGTGGAATTGGTATTTTTCTTAATTTTTTTAAATATATTACAAATGATGAGTTTAGACCTAGTCAAATTACCTTACCGTATCAACAAGGTGCTTCAGCTAACAGTTATCAAGAAGCTTGGAATTGCCCGGTAATTTTAAATCAAAAACAAGGTGCTATAATTTTTCCTAGCGCATTATTAAATAAAACATCACCAGCAGCTGAACCAGAATTATTAAAAATTCATGAAACAATTGCTGAACAACAACTATCAACTTTAGAAAAACATCAACTTGTTTATGCGATTGAGCGCTTACTCAGCAATGGGTTACTCGAATCGGGGGAATTCGATCAAACATTTATTGCTGAGAAATTAAATCGTAACCCACGTACCCTACGTGCTGATTTACAAGCAATAAACACCAATTACGAGAAAATTTTAAACCAACATCGAGAAAAGCTTGCTAGACGCTTGCTTGCGCATACGCAAGAAACTATTGATCAGATTGTTTATTTAACTGGTTTTTCTGAACCCTCAGCATTTACACGGGCTTTTAAACGTTGGACTGGTGAAACTCCAAGCGCATATCGCCAGCGCAAACAGAAACAGTAA
- a CDS encoding sterol desaturase family protein gives MLGFPVGIFVANGLEWYFHKVWLHEYPSQYRNSPFFTHIAHHKRARLNGFQDEGYAESMFKNAEMYNEKTALLGLAGAATIFLPVAPFFTAGLYYGLWNYWRVHSKAHLDPEYAKKRIPWHYDHHMTSNQNANWCVTKPWFDYIMGTRVTTEVSQTETNPLGIKLPKLLEKPINFAARRIFAKSYAKIDLNSNQDQSNLRKGIEVSLA, from the coding sequence ATGCTCGGGTTCCCTGTAGGTATTTTCGTTGCAAATGGTCTTGAATGGTACTTTCATAAAGTTTGGTTACATGAATATCCAAGTCAGTACCGTAATAGTCCATTTTTCACCCATATTGCGCATCATAAGCGCGCTCGTTTAAATGGCTTTCAAGATGAAGGTTATGCTGAATCAATGTTTAAAAATGCTGAAATGTATAACGAAAAAACCGCTTTACTTGGGTTAGCTGGGGCCGCCACTATTTTTTTACCTGTAGCACCCTTTTTTACAGCTGGGCTTTATTATGGGTTGTGGAATTATTGGCGTGTACATTCAAAGGCTCATTTAGACCCTGAATATGCAAAAAAACGTATTCCTTGGCACTATGATCATCATATGACAAGCAATCAAAATGCTAACTGGTGTGTTACCAAACCTTGGTTTGACTATATTATGGGAACTCGGGTCACTACTGAAGTATCTCAGACTGAAACTAATCCCTTAGGTATCAAATTACCAAAGCTGTTAGAAAAACCGATTAATTTTGCTGCTCGACGCATATTTGCCAAATCGTATGCCAAGATTGATTTAAACTCCAATCAGGACCAATCTAATTTACGTAAAGGAATAGAAGTAAGTCTGGCTTGA
- the hvrB gene encoding LysR family transcriptional regulator codes for MIDWENLHYFSVFTEEKSLSAAARKLGVDHATVSRRIAQLEQNLKLKLVDRRPRTYILTPDGERLAQVVARMMEETFSIERLTQAGQQEVMGSVSISMPPLTAAHLIMPHLDKFYRDYPQLKLRVLGDVHYVSLQHSEADIAVRFGRPKDENLVARKVGEIPFGIYAGPNYLASTEPENYEWISVEVGGVHGQKQQKLKEHLNYKDPIMVTNHPELQWRAACGEVGLAVLPDFLGAFSNLVRLQDDYPMSAEIWLVTHEDLRHSPAIRVVLDFLMSCFEPFKV; via the coding sequence ATGATTGATTGGGAAAATTTACATTACTTTTCAGTTTTTACCGAAGAAAAGTCACTGTCTGCGGCTGCACGAAAATTGGGAGTAGACCATGCCACTGTGTCTAGAAGAATTGCTCAGTTAGAACAGAATTTAAAACTCAAATTAGTTGATCGTAGACCGCGTACCTACATTCTAACTCCTGATGGCGAACGACTTGCCCAGGTGGTTGCTCGTATGATGGAAGAAACTTTTTCTATCGAACGTTTAACCCAGGCGGGCCAGCAAGAAGTCATGGGAAGTGTTTCTATTAGTATGCCTCCCTTAACTGCAGCGCATCTGATCATGCCTCATCTGGATAAATTTTATCGTGATTATCCGCAATTAAAATTGCGGGTGCTCGGCGACGTCCATTATGTTTCTTTGCAGCATAGTGAAGCTGATATTGCGGTAAGGTTCGGACGTCCTAAAGATGAGAATTTAGTAGCGCGTAAAGTTGGTGAAATTCCTTTTGGAATATATGCGGGGCCAAATTATTTAGCTTCAACAGAGCCTGAAAATTACGAATGGATTAGTGTGGAAGTCGGAGGAGTACATGGTCAAAAACAGCAGAAGCTAAAGGAACATTTAAACTATAAAGACCCAATAATGGTTACTAATCATCCTGAGCTACAGTGGAGAGCTGCATGTGGCGAAGTCGGGTTAGCGGTTTTACCTGATTTTTTAGGCGCATTTAGCAATTTGGTTAGATTGCAAGATGATTATCCAATGAGTGCTGAAATCTGGTTAGTTACACACGAAGATTTACGACATAGTCCTGCTATACGAGTCGTATTAGATTTTCTTATGTCTTGCTTTGAGCCTTTTAAAGTCTAA
- the yyaM gene encoding DMT family transporter: MNRTVAYAYAGVVLTMFFWGSAFNAMSYIIQHMPPLSAASERFSIASLSLLIIFSITGQLRWTALKQNLAIYLIIGVIGIAGFNIGCFYGLQTTSAVNGALIMATTPLMTLLMTIMLDGEKLTTSKFLGVLFGLSGVLLVISQGHITTLLHLKIDIGDLFILLGAFGFCLANVLSRRYVKNATPLETTTFSMMFGAITLVLLSMTFEDPLSAIASAPVNAHLAMGYVVICSTMIAYLFWFNGIQKLGAGRASVFFNFVPVFSMIIALLTGQSLNIWQLVGTALVMLGVMSSGGFLKIKTTPLMAKHCTE, translated from the coding sequence ATGAACAGAACGGTGGCTTATGCCTATGCTGGTGTTGTCTTAACAATGTTTTTTTGGGGTTCAGCATTTAATGCAATGTCTTATATTATTCAACATATGCCTCCGTTATCTGCTGCATCTGAACGATTTTCGATTGCAAGTCTAAGTTTGCTTATAATTTTTTCAATAACGGGTCAGCTTAGATGGACAGCCTTAAAACAGAATCTAGCGATCTATCTGATTATAGGGGTAATCGGAATTGCAGGCTTCAACATAGGCTGTTTTTATGGATTGCAAACAACATCTGCCGTGAACGGTGCTCTAATTATGGCAACTACACCGTTAATGACCCTATTAATGACAATCATGTTAGATGGTGAAAAACTTACCACGAGTAAATTTTTAGGCGTTTTATTCGGCTTAAGTGGCGTTTTACTTGTGATTAGTCAGGGCCATATAACAACTTTACTTCACCTAAAAATAGACATTGGAGATCTATTTATATTATTGGGCGCATTTGGATTCTGTCTCGCAAATGTGCTGTCTCGTCGTTATGTAAAGAATGCTACCCCACTAGAAACAACAACTTTTTCTATGATGTTTGGAGCAATAACACTGGTTCTGTTGAGTATGACATTTGAAGATCCTCTTTCAGCCATTGCCTCTGCACCTGTAAATGCACATTTAGCGATGGGATATGTCGTGATCTGCTCTACCATGATTGCTTATTTATTCTGGTTTAATGGCATACAAAAGTTAGGTGCTGGTCGCGCTTCTGTCTTTTTTAACTTTGTGCCTGTGTTCAGTATGATAATTGCTCTACTTACTGGACAGTCCCTCAATATCTGGCAGTTAGTAGGAACAGCTTTGGTGATGCTTGGTGTAATGAGTAGTGGAGGTTTTTTAAAAATTAAAACTACTCCACTTATGGCTAAACACTGTACAGAATAA
- a CDS encoding cytosine permease: MDSSAGKSNNSFIENRSIDFIPENERHGGVFAQFTLWFGANLQITAIVTGALAVVLGGDVFWSIIGLLVGQCFGAAVMALHAAQGPKLGLPQMISSRVQFGVYGACIPIILVCLMYIGFTATGEVLAGKAIAHLAHVSNTTGILIYASLIILFATIGYRLIHLVGKVASIIGLIAFVIILTQILALSDFSELLAVRHFSWSSFLLAVSLSASWQISFGPYVADYSRYLPTKTSSSRVFWAVGLGSLIGSQISMSLGVLIAQVANGNFVGNEVQYVVGMNPIALVVTFLYFSIAFGKVTLTTLNAYGSFMCIATVWNSFKSTNQISKITRLLIVLAMVVISTVIAIIGEHTFLTAFKAFILFLLTFFIPWSAINLVDYYFISKEECDVDALYDPNGKYGRWNRIGITCYFLGILIQLPFIDSKFYTGQIAAMLGGIDLSWLVGLISTALIYYIFAKKAQIKFSKQLVIDQIK; encoded by the coding sequence ATGGACTCATCGGCTGGGAAATCTAATAATAGTTTCATAGAAAATCGAAGCATTGATTTTATTCCAGAAAATGAAAGACATGGAGGTGTTTTTGCTCAATTCACCCTATGGTTCGGTGCCAACTTACAAATCACAGCCATTGTGACAGGTGCTCTTGCCGTTGTTTTAGGTGGAGATGTTTTTTGGTCTATTATTGGTTTATTGGTAGGACAATGTTTTGGTGCTGCCGTCATGGCGCTACATGCTGCCCAGGGTCCTAAACTTGGCCTCCCTCAAATGATTTCAAGTCGTGTGCAATTTGGGGTATATGGTGCATGTATTCCAATCATACTCGTTTGCCTCATGTATATTGGCTTTACCGCAACTGGAGAGGTATTAGCCGGTAAAGCAATTGCACATCTAGCACATGTCAGTAATACAACTGGCATCTTAATTTATGCAAGTTTAATTATTTTATTCGCAACGATTGGATACCGTTTAATTCATTTGGTAGGCAAAGTAGCTAGTATTATTGGTTTGATCGCTTTTGTGATTATTCTGACTCAAATCTTAGCACTTTCTGATTTTTCTGAACTCTTAGCCGTACGTCATTTCAGTTGGTCTTCATTTTTGTTAGCAGTTTCACTTTCTGCTTCTTGGCAAATCTCTTTTGGACCATATGTTGCAGATTATTCTCGTTATCTTCCAACTAAAACATCTTCATCTCGTGTTTTTTGGGCTGTCGGCTTAGGCTCTTTAATTGGCTCACAAATTTCTATGAGCTTAGGTGTTTTGATCGCTCAGGTTGCAAACGGCAATTTTGTTGGAAATGAAGTTCAATATGTTGTTGGTATGAATCCAATTGCTCTAGTTGTTACCTTTTTATATTTTAGTATTGCTTTTGGAAAAGTTACTCTGACGACCTTAAACGCCTATGGTAGTTTTATGTGTATTGCTACGGTTTGGAATAGTTTCAAATCGACGAATCAAATCTCAAAAATAACCAGATTACTCATTGTCCTTGCTATGGTTGTAATTTCAACCGTTATCGCAATTATAGGTGAGCATACTTTTTTAACTGCTTTTAAAGCATTTATTTTATTTTTACTTACCTTTTTTATTCCATGGAGCGCTATTAATCTGGTTGATTATTACTTTATCTCTAAAGAAGAATGTGATGTAGATGCGCTCTATGATCCAAACGGCAAGTATGGCCGTTGGAATCGGATTGGGATTACCTGCTACTTTTTAGGTATTTTGATTCAACTGCCATTTATTGATAGTAAATTCTATACAGGTCAAATTGCGGCAATGTTAGGAGGAATCGATTTATCGTGGCTTGTAGGCCTTATCTCTACTGCCTTGATTTACTATATTTTCGCCAAAAAAGCTCAAATCAAATTTTCAAAACAATTAGTGATTGATCAAATCAAATAA